In a genomic window of Drosophila takahashii strain IR98-3 E-12201 chromosome 3L, DtakHiC1v2, whole genome shotgun sequence:
- the LOC108054333 gene encoding uncharacterized protein, whose amino-acid sequence MFRFKNFECKSYNQSWFVFHNCRLKAINRERVLLNVNGTILHPAHDIQVHAKIFKRASGFKPWLMESKIDACRYMRKHYDPFISIVYNIFKEFSNINHTCPYLGPQIVKDFYLKPELLILPFPSGEYLLTLQWYFDKKRQFDTNVSFIYEEDLLRRN is encoded by the exons ATGTTCAGGTTTAAAAATTTCGAATGTAAAAGTTACAATCAGTCGTGGTTCGTTTTCCACAATTGTCGTCTTAAGGCAATTAATCGTGAAAGGGTTCTGCTCAATGTAAATGGAACTATTCTTCACCCGGCCCATGATATTCAAGTCCATGCCAAGATCTTTAAGAGGGCCAGCGGCTTCAAGCCTTGGTTAATGGAGTCCAAAATAGACGCCTGCAGGTATATGCGAAAGCACTACGATCCATTCATCAGCATCgtttacaatattttcaaagagTTTTCCAACATTAACCACACTTGTCCGTATCTG GGTCCACAAATCGTGAAAGATTTTTATCTGAAACCGGAACTGTTAATTCTGCCCTTCCCATCTGGAGAGTACTTGTTGACACTTCAGTGGTATTTCGATAAGAAGCGACAATTTGATACAAACGTCAGTTTTATTTATGAGGAGGATCTGCTTAgaagaaattaa